One region of Camelina sativa cultivar DH55 chromosome 6, Cs, whole genome shotgun sequence genomic DNA includes:
- the LOC104793655 gene encoding NAC domain-containing protein 43, with protein MMSKSMSISVNGQSQVPPGFRFHPTEEELLQYYLRKKVNSIEIDLDVIRDVDLNKLEPWDIQEMCKIGTTPQNDWYFFSHKDKKYPTGTRTNRATAAGFWKATGRDKIIYNNGRRIGMRKTLVFYKGRAPHGQKSDWIMHEYRLDDNIISHEDVTVHEVVSIIGEASQDEGWVVCRIFKKKNLHKTLNSPVGGASLSGGGDTRRTTSSQIFNEDTLEQFLELMGRSCKEELNLDPFMKLPNLESPSSQKINNSCHVSTPNTNHNIHVSNVVDTSFVTSWAALDRLVASQLNGPTSYSMAPVDQDHPYPSLNRSASYHAGLPQEYTPEMELWNTTTSSLSSSPGPFCHVSNGSG; from the exons ATGATGTCCAAATCTATGAGCATATCAGTGAACGGACAATCTCAAGTGCCACCTGGGTTTAGGTTTCACCCGACCGAGGAAGAGCTGTTGCAGTATTATCTCCGGAAGAAAGTTAATAGCATCGAGATCGATCTGGATGTCATTCGCGACGTTGATCTCAACAAGCTCGAGCCTTGGGATATTcaag AGATGTGTAAAATAGGAACAACGCCACAAAACGACTGGTATTTCTTTAGCCACAAGGACAAAAAGTATCCGACGGGAACCAGAACTAACCGAGCCACTGCGGCGGGATTTTGGAAAGCAACGGGCCGCGACAAGATCATATATAACAATGGCCGTAGGATTGGGATGAGAAAGACCCTAGTTTTCTACAAAGGCCGAGCTCCTCACGGCCAAAAGTCTGACTGGATCATGCATGAATATAGACTCGACGACAACATTATTTCCCATGAGGATGTCACCGTTCATGAG GTGGTGAGTATTATAGGGGAAGCATCACAAGACGAAGGATGGGTGGTGTGTCGtattttcaagaagaagaatcttcacaaaaccctaaacagtCCCGTTGGAGGAGCTTCCCTGAGCGGTGGCGGAGACACGAGGAGGACGACGTCGTCTCAGATCTTCAACGAGGACACTCTGGAGCAGTTTCTCGAACTTATGGGGCGATCTTGTAAAGAAGAGCTAAATCTTGACCCTTTCATGAAACTCCCAAACCTTGAAAGCCCTAGCAGTCAAAAAATCAACAACAGCTGCCACGTGAGCACTCCCAACACTAATCATAATATCCACGTCAGCAACGTGGTGGACACTAGCTTCGTTACTAGCTGGGCGGCTTTGGACCGCCTCGTGGCCTCGCAGCTTAACGGACCCACATCTTACTCGATGGCACCCGTCGATCAAGATCATCCTTACCCTAGTCTAAACCGGTCCGCTTCGTACCACGCCGGTTTACCTCAGGAATATACACCGGAGATGGAGCTATGGAATACGACGACGTCGTCTCTATCGTCATCGCCTGGCCCATTTTGTCACGTGTCGAACGGTAGTGGATAA
- the LOC104699482 gene encoding RNA-binding protein 24-B-like has product MAQQRQFQMEGNHNNSSGTNDTKLTKIFVGGLAWETQRDTMRRYFEQFGDIVEAVVITDKNTGRSKGYGFVTFKEAEAAMRACQNMNPMIDKRRANCNLACLGAQKPRPPTSPRHGFFFFQQQQHTGQFPFPYPTAYGFAGYSQEGMYPMNYYNHHLYGGQQFSPYVGHPSSGSTGMYHGYYPFYAQYNAAQSSNQAQAQAQHHQGFSCQYTAPPPPLLQYPYLPHQQHFSSQQQFSSQQQPPPPVLSLPTSLALSLPSSSSPSSTTSTSAATTAASKTVVITTATKNAAAAAETSSTKDGHEAVTTSTIKIED; this is encoded by the exons ATGGCTCAACAGAGACAGTTTCAGATGGAAGGTAATCATAATAATAGTAGCGGTACGAACGATACCAAGTTGACGAAAATCTTCGTGGGAGGATTAGCCTGGGAGACGCAGAGAGATACAATGAGGCGTTACTTTGAACAGTTTGGTGACATTGTTGAAGCTGTTGTCATTACTGACAAGAACACTGGAAGATCCAAAGGATATGGATTt GTGACGTTTAAGGAAGCTGAAGCAGCCATGAGAGCTTGTCAGAATATGAATCCTATGATTGATAAAAGAAGAGCTAATTGCAACCTCGCTTGTCTTGGTGCTCAGAAACCGCGTCCTCCTACTTCTCCTagacatggttttttttttttt caacaacaacaacacactgGTCAATTCCCATTTCCTTACCCAACTGCTTACGG ATTTGCTGGTTATTCTCAAGAGGGAATGTACCCAATG AACTACTACAATCATCATCTCTATGGAGGACAGCAGTTTTCACCATATGTGGGACATCCATCATCAGGATCAACAGGAATGTACCATGGCTATTATCCATTCTATGCTCAATACAACGCAGCACAAAGTAGCAATCAAGCTCAAGCTCAAGCTCAACATCATCAAGGTTTCAGCTGTCAATACACTGCTCCACCTCCTCCTCTGCTGCAATATCCTTACTTGCCTCACCAGCAACACTTTAGTTCTCAGCAGCAATTCAGCTCTCAGCAGCAGCCTCCGCCTCCAGTCCTCTCCCTCCCAACCTCTCTAGCTCTATCAttgccatcatcttcatcaccatccTCTACAACTTCCACCTCAG CTGCAACGACAGCAGCATCAAAAACAGTAGTTATTACTACAGCGACAAAGaatgcagcagcagcagctgaaACAAGCAGCACCAAAGATGGCCATGAAGCAGTAACAACATCAACCATCAAGATAGAAGATTGA